From the Moorena sp. SIOASIH genome, the window GAAGGTTAGCAGGTTGAAAGTTGAAAGTTGAAGGTTAGCAGGTTAAAGGTTAGGAAGTTAAAGGTTAAAGGTTAGGAAGTTGTTCGCGTAGCGTGGCCTATTGGCCAAGGTTAAAGGTTAGAAGGTTAAAGGTTATAGAGATCCGTGAATTTTTGTTCCCTACTCCCTACTCCCTACTCCCTACTCCCTACTCCCTACTCCCTACTCCCTACTCCCTACTCCCTAAAAAAATAATTTAATTTTGAACTATCAAAGGAGTTATTATAAATGTCAAGTTCTCAATACCAAAGAGTTACTGTTCCACCCATGGACGAGTATAACCAGAGGTTGGTTAACTACGTTCATCCAGGGGATTGGGTTAATCCAAAACCTGTTGATTGTTATGACCTAGTGGTAATTGGTGCTGGTACAGCTGGATTAGTTACAGCAGCAGGTGCAGCAGGTATCGGTGTTGGTTTGAAGGTGGCCTTGATTGAACGGCATTTGATGGGTGGGGATTGTTTAAATGTAGGTTGTGTCCCCTCCAAGTGTTTGATTCGGTCATCTCGGGTAGTGGCTGAGATGCGCAATGCGGGAGCCTTTGGGGTTAAAGTTCCAGATAATATTGAAGTAGACTTCCCGGCAGTGATGGAACGGATGCGTCGGCTACGGGCAGGGATTAGCCATCACGATTCTGCTAAACGCTTCAAAGATACCTATGGTATTGATATATTTTTAGGAAATGGTCGGTTTACCGGTGATGATACCATTGAAGTAAACGATACTACCCTCAAGTTTAAGAAAGCGGTAATTGCTACAGGAGCAAGAGCAGTAAGACCCCGAGTTGAGGGCATGGAAGAGGCGGGGTATCTCACCAATGAAACGGTATTTTCTCTGACAGAACGTCCCAATCGACTAGCTGTTATTGGTGGCGGTCCAATTGGGTGTGAATTAGCTCAGTCTTTCCGCCGTTTAGGTTGTGAAGTGGTGCTGTTCCATCGCGGTTCTCACATTTTAAATAAAGAAGATGCTGACGCTGCCGATATTGTTCAAAAAGTCTTTTTAAAAGAAGGTATCCGTTTAGTCCTGGGTGCCCAATTGAACCGGGTCGAGAAGACAGAGGCAGGTAAAACCTTACACTTCAATAGCTGCACTGGTTTGGAAGAGTCGGTCACGGTAGATGAAATTTTGATCGGTGCTGGACGTGCGCCCAATGTGGAAGGGTTAAATTTGGAACTGGTCGGGGTAGAGTATGACCAGCGTAAAGGAGTTAAGGTGAATGATTACCTTGAAACTACCAATCCCAAAATTTATGCTGCTGGTGATATTTGCATGGACTGGAAGTTTACCCATGCAGCGGATTCAGCCGCACGGATTGTGATTAAGAATACTCTATTTTCTCCCTTTGGCTTCGGTAAATATAAGCTGAGTAACTTGGTGATGCCTTGGGCAACCTATACTGATCCAGAAATTGCCCATGTGGGAATGTATGAACATGAAGCTCAAGGGAAAGGGTTTAATGTTAATACGATTAAAATTCCCTTTAGTACTGTAGACCGAGCGATCGCAGATGGCGAAGAAGAGGGATTTGTTAAAATTCACCACAAGAAGGGGTCAGATCAAATCCTGGGAGCAACTATTGTGGCAACTCATGCAGGGGAAATGATTTCTGAGGTGACTACAGCAATTGTCCATAAGATTGGTTTGAGTAAGCTTTCCAGCGTAATTCATCCCTATCCAACTCAAGCAGAAGGAATTAAAAAAGCCGCAGATGCCTATCGCCGCACTCTCTTAACACCAAGAACTAA encodes:
- a CDS encoding mercuric reductase, giving the protein MSSSQYQRVTVPPMDEYNQRLVNYVHPGDWVNPKPVDCYDLVVIGAGTAGLVTAAGAAGIGVGLKVALIERHLMGGDCLNVGCVPSKCLIRSSRVVAEMRNAGAFGVKVPDNIEVDFPAVMERMRRLRAGISHHDSAKRFKDTYGIDIFLGNGRFTGDDTIEVNDTTLKFKKAVIATGARAVRPRVEGMEEAGYLTNETVFSLTERPNRLAVIGGGPIGCELAQSFRRLGCEVVLFHRGSHILNKEDADAADIVQKVFLKEGIRLVLGAQLNRVEKTEAGKTLHFNSCTGLEESVTVDEILIGAGRAPNVEGLNLELVGVEYDQRKGVKVNDYLETTNPKIYAAGDICMDWKFTHAADSAARIVIKNTLFSPFGFGKYKLSNLVMPWATYTDPEIAHVGMYEHEAQGKGFNVNTIKIPFSTVDRAIADGEEEGFVKIHHKKGSDQILGATIVATHAGEMISEVTTAIVHKIGLSKLSSVIHPYPTQAEGIKKAADAYRRTLLTPRTKTFLEFLTKLS